Proteins from a single region of Nocardiopsis dassonvillei subsp. dassonvillei DSM 43111:
- the rnc gene encoding ribonuclease III — protein sequence MANQLPVSEAKAFHQAIGVEVDPKILLRALTHRSYAYEKGGLPTNERLEFLGDSVLGLVVTDTLFRKHPDLPEGQLAKLRAAVVNMRALADVARGLGVGAYIRLGRGEEGTGGRDKSSILADTLEAVIGAVYLDRGLDVASEFVHRLFDPLIATASGLGAGLDWKTSLQELTAAEMLGVPEYHVDESGPDHQKTFRATVRVAGESYGLGEGRSKKEAEQQAAESAWKAIKARSEAAGAAGAVSGDGQG from the coding sequence GTGGCCAACCAACTCCCCGTCTCCGAAGCCAAGGCGTTCCACCAGGCCATCGGCGTCGAAGTCGATCCGAAGATCCTGCTCAGGGCGCTGACCCACCGCTCCTACGCCTACGAGAAGGGCGGTCTGCCCACCAACGAGCGCCTGGAGTTCCTCGGGGACTCCGTGCTCGGCCTGGTGGTCACCGACACCCTCTTCCGCAAGCACCCCGACCTGCCCGAGGGGCAGCTCGCCAAGCTGCGCGCCGCCGTGGTCAACATGCGCGCCCTCGCCGACGTCGCCCGGGGGCTGGGCGTCGGCGCCTACATCCGGCTCGGCCGCGGTGAGGAGGGGACCGGGGGCCGCGACAAGTCCTCGATCCTCGCCGACACCCTGGAGGCCGTCATCGGCGCCGTCTACCTGGACCGCGGTCTGGACGTGGCCTCGGAGTTCGTGCACCGCCTCTTCGACCCGCTCATCGCCACCGCCTCCGGGCTGGGCGCGGGCCTGGACTGGAAGACCTCCCTCCAGGAGCTGACCGCGGCCGAGATGCTGGGCGTCCCCGAGTACCACGTGGACGAGAGCGGGCCCGACCACCAGAAGACCTTCCGCGCGACGGTCCGCGTCGCGGGGGAGAGCTACGGCCTGGGCGAGGGGCGCAGCAAGAAGGAGGCCGAGCAGCAGGCCGCCGAGTCCGCGTGGAAGGCCATCAAGGCCCGCTCCGAGGCCGCCGGCGCGGCCGGTGCCGTCTCCGGCGACGGGCAGGGGTGA
- the mutM gene encoding bifunctional DNA-formamidopyrimidine glycosylase/DNA-(apurinic or apyrimidinic site) lyase, which yields MPELPEVEVVRRGLAEHALGRTVGAVEVLHPRAVRRYLPGPADFAARLSGRVPTAARRRGKYLWLVLDNGEMLLTHLGMSGQMLVQPEGKPDERHLRVRLPLSDGTELRFVDQRTFGHLMVDVPGVREDVPSSVDHIALDPLDPDFVAEDFVRALRARRTEVKRALLDQSLISGVGNIYADEALWRSRLHWARSTRELSDAEAVELLGHVGQVMNEALEVGGTTFDGLYVNVNGESGYFERGLNAYGRRDRPCGRCGALIVREAFMNRSSYSCPTCQRAPRGRA from the coding sequence GTGCCCGAACTCCCCGAGGTCGAGGTCGTCCGGCGAGGCCTGGCCGAACACGCCCTGGGCCGCACGGTCGGCGCCGTCGAGGTCCTGCACCCCCGCGCGGTGCGCCGCTACCTGCCCGGTCCCGCCGACTTCGCCGCCCGCCTGTCGGGCCGCGTGCCCACCGCCGCGCGGCGCCGCGGCAAGTACCTGTGGCTCGTCCTGGACAACGGCGAGATGCTCCTCACCCACCTGGGCATGAGCGGGCAGATGCTGGTCCAGCCCGAGGGCAAGCCCGACGAGAGGCACCTGCGGGTGCGCCTGCCCCTGTCGGACGGCACCGAGCTGCGCTTCGTCGACCAGCGCACCTTCGGCCACCTGATGGTGGACGTGCCCGGGGTACGCGAGGACGTGCCCTCGTCGGTGGACCACATCGCCCTGGACCCGCTGGACCCCGACTTCGTCGCCGAGGACTTCGTGCGGGCGCTGCGGGCCCGGCGCACCGAGGTCAAGCGGGCTCTGCTGGACCAGTCGCTGATCAGCGGGGTGGGCAACATCTACGCGGACGAGGCGCTGTGGCGGTCCCGGCTGCACTGGGCGCGCTCCACGCGGGAGCTGTCCGACGCCGAGGCGGTGGAGCTGCTGGGCCACGTGGGCCAGGTGATGAACGAGGCCCTGGAGGTGGGCGGCACCACCTTCGACGGCCTGTACGTCAACGTCAACGGGGAGAGCGGCTACTTCGAGCGCGGGCTCAACGCCTACGGCCGCCGTGACCGCCCGTGCGGGCGGTGCGGCGCCCTGATCGTCCGCGAGGCGTTCATGAACCGCTCCTCCTACAGCTGTCCCACCTGCCAGCGGGCGCCCCGCGGCCGCGCATAA
- a CDS encoding acylphosphatase yields MGDEVEAVRVTAWVRGHVQGVGFRWWTRSKALELGLVGAATNLRDGRVEVVAEGPRDACERLLGHLRGGATPGRVDSVVERWSSSGGTFTGFDER; encoded by the coding sequence GTGGGGGACGAGGTCGAGGCCGTCCGGGTGACCGCGTGGGTGCGCGGGCACGTGCAGGGCGTGGGTTTCCGCTGGTGGACGCGGTCCAAGGCGCTGGAACTGGGTCTGGTCGGGGCGGCGACGAACCTGCGGGACGGCCGCGTCGAGGTGGTCGCCGAGGGCCCCAGGGACGCGTGCGAACGGCTTCTTGGCCATCTCAGGGGCGGTGCAACACCCGGTCGTGTGGACTCCGTGGTCGAACGTTGGTCCTCGTCTGGGGGGACGTTCACCGGATTCGACGAACGGTGA
- the smc gene encoding chromosome segregation protein SMC, whose product MYLKNLTLRGFKSFASATTLRFEPGITCVVGPNGSGKSNVVDALSWVMGEQGAKSLRGGKMEDVIFAGTSTRQALGRAEVSLTIDNTDGALPIDYTEVTIRRTMFRNGGSEYAINGDTCRLLDIQDLLSDSGIGREMHVIVGQGQLDTVLHAGPEERRALIEEAAGILKHRKRKEKAIRKLNAMQGNLDRVTDLTAELRRQLKPLGRQAELARRAAVIQADLRDARLRLLADDIVTLTGQLAKEEADEKEVLARRGAAEAALTQTQERETELEAQAAEAAPALARALETYHALSRLTERLDAVRGLANERHRNLASVSDEPVHRRDPEELEMEAEEAAAQEEELLTRLEEAREALEATVIERSAAEDALHREEKRLEAANRASAERREGLVRLSARVESLRGRLASNGDEITRLEESARQAAERAERAQAEYEMAAEEAAGLDEGDAELDAAQEEAARRLSEADAGINRLRDAERTAEGERAALAARKEALELGLAHKDGAGTLLGADLPGMLGSLAALVQVESGQETAVAAAFGTAAGAVAVSDPDTAVAALDLLRSEDAGRAGIVIAQAVPAVPRGEWPVLPSGVRYALDAVVAPEHLAGAVTALLDRTALAADAHAARDLVRKVPGVRAVTPEGDVFSAALVHGGSAAAPSLLEVQAAVDEAAGRLETATEAAGRIAAELEERRRERADLAAEVEELTARRRQGDRRRNESAQRLGKLGGQARSAEAESERCAAAAAKAAAARGEEAAKLERLEEELAEAEEVAASIEEDAPDPETRDELAAQASRARATEMERRLSVRTAEERARSIEGRAERLRAQAFEERRAMERAAERRRTRAAQATIAEAAAEGARLALERIAVSLAAAEAERTAAEADKEARDAELRTVRARVRELSVDLEKLTSSAHSGEVARAERRLRLEQLEVRASEEMGVDVPTLVAEYGPNVPVPPPGDAEEDAVPLPYVREVQAKRAKAAERQLNQLGKINPLALEEFAALEERHAFLNAQLEDLKKTRRDLMDIVQEVDARVQEVFSSAYLDVEREFAAIFGRLFPGGEGRLLLTSPEDMLTTGVEVEARPPGKKVKRLSLLSGGERSLTAVAFLAAIFKARPSPFYVMDEVEAALDDTNLQRLLVIFEELRAASQLIVITHQKRTMEAADALYGVTMQGDGISQVISQKLERPA is encoded by the coding sequence GTGTACCTGAAGAATCTGACGCTGCGCGGCTTCAAGTCGTTCGCGTCGGCCACCACCTTGCGTTTCGAGCCCGGGATCACCTGTGTGGTCGGTCCCAACGGCTCGGGCAAGTCCAACGTGGTGGACGCCCTGTCCTGGGTGATGGGGGAGCAGGGGGCCAAGTCCCTGCGCGGCGGCAAGATGGAGGACGTCATCTTCGCGGGCACCTCCACCCGCCAGGCGCTGGGCCGCGCCGAGGTCAGCCTCACCATCGACAACACCGACGGTGCGCTGCCCATCGACTACACCGAGGTCACCATCCGGCGGACCATGTTCCGCAACGGCGGCTCGGAGTACGCCATCAACGGCGACACCTGCCGTCTCCTGGACATCCAGGACCTGCTCAGCGACTCCGGCATCGGCCGTGAGATGCACGTCATCGTCGGCCAGGGGCAGCTGGACACCGTCCTGCACGCCGGTCCCGAGGAGCGCCGCGCCCTCATTGAGGAGGCCGCGGGCATCCTCAAGCACCGCAAGCGCAAAGAGAAGGCGATCCGCAAGCTCAACGCGATGCAGGGCAACCTGGACCGGGTCACCGACCTCACCGCGGAGCTGCGCCGCCAGCTCAAGCCCCTGGGCCGCCAGGCGGAGCTGGCCCGCAGGGCCGCCGTCATCCAGGCCGACCTGCGCGACGCCCGCCTGCGCCTGCTCGCCGACGACATCGTCACGCTCACCGGTCAGCTGGCCAAGGAGGAGGCGGACGAGAAGGAGGTCCTCGCCCGCCGCGGGGCCGCCGAGGCCGCCCTCACCCAGACCCAGGAGCGCGAGACCGAGCTGGAGGCGCAGGCCGCCGAGGCCGCGCCCGCCCTGGCCCGCGCCCTGGAGACCTACCACGCGCTGTCGCGCCTGACCGAGCGCCTGGACGCCGTGCGCGGCCTGGCCAACGAGCGCCACCGCAACCTGGCCTCCGTCTCCGACGAGCCCGTCCACCGCCGCGACCCCGAGGAACTGGAGATGGAGGCCGAGGAGGCCGCCGCCCAGGAGGAGGAGCTGCTCACCCGGCTGGAGGAGGCCCGCGAGGCCCTGGAGGCCACCGTCATCGAGCGCTCCGCCGCCGAGGACGCCCTGCACCGCGAGGAGAAGCGGCTGGAGGCCGCCAACCGCGCCTCCGCCGAGCGCAGGGAGGGCCTCGTGCGGCTGTCCGCGCGGGTGGAGAGCCTGCGCGGCCGACTGGCCTCGAACGGGGACGAGATCACCCGGCTGGAGGAGTCCGCCCGCCAGGCCGCCGAACGCGCGGAGCGGGCCCAGGCCGAGTACGAGATGGCCGCCGAGGAGGCGGCCGGTCTCGACGAGGGCGACGCCGAACTCGACGCCGCCCAGGAGGAGGCGGCCCGCCGCCTGTCCGAGGCCGACGCCGGGATCAACCGGCTGCGCGACGCCGAGCGCACCGCCGAGGGGGAGCGGGCCGCGCTCGCCGCGCGCAAGGAGGCTCTGGAGCTGGGGCTGGCGCACAAGGACGGCGCCGGCACCCTCCTGGGCGCCGACCTGCCGGGGATGCTCGGCAGCCTCGCCGCCCTCGTCCAGGTCGAGTCCGGTCAGGAGACCGCCGTGGCCGCGGCCTTCGGCACGGCCGCGGGAGCGGTCGCGGTCAGCGACCCCGACACCGCCGTGGCCGCGCTCGACCTGCTCCGGTCCGAGGACGCCGGCCGTGCCGGGATCGTCATCGCCCAGGCGGTCCCCGCGGTGCCCCGCGGGGAGTGGCCCGTGCTGCCCTCCGGGGTCCGCTACGCCCTCGACGCCGTCGTCGCCCCCGAACACCTGGCCGGAGCGGTCACCGCCCTGCTGGACCGCACCGCGCTGGCGGCCGACGCCCACGCCGCCCGCGACCTGGTCCGCAAGGTCCCCGGCGTGCGCGCCGTCACCCCCGAGGGGGACGTGTTCTCCGCCGCGCTGGTGCACGGCGGTTCGGCCGCCGCGCCGAGCCTGCTGGAGGTCCAGGCGGCCGTGGACGAGGCGGCCGGGAGGCTGGAGACGGCCACCGAGGCCGCCGGACGGATCGCCGCCGAGCTGGAGGAGCGCAGGCGCGAGCGCGCCGACCTGGCAGCCGAGGTCGAGGAGCTGACCGCGCGCCGCCGCCAGGGCGACCGCAGGCGCAACGAGTCCGCGCAGCGCTTGGGCAAGCTGGGCGGGCAGGCCCGTTCCGCCGAGGCCGAGTCCGAGCGGTGCGCGGCCGCCGCCGCCAAGGCCGCCGCCGCGCGCGGCGAGGAGGCCGCCAAGCTGGAGCGGCTGGAGGAGGAGCTGGCCGAGGCCGAGGAGGTGGCCGCCTCCATCGAGGAGGACGCGCCCGACCCCGAGACCCGCGACGAGCTCGCCGCCCAGGCCTCGCGGGCCCGGGCCACGGAGATGGAGCGCCGCCTGTCGGTGCGCACCGCCGAGGAGCGCGCCCGCTCGATCGAGGGCCGCGCCGAGCGGTTGCGCGCCCAGGCCTTCGAGGAGCGCCGCGCCATGGAGCGCGCCGCCGAGCGCCGACGCACCCGCGCCGCGCAGGCCACCATCGCCGAGGCCGCCGCCGAGGGCGCCCGCCTGGCCCTGGAGCGGATCGCGGTGTCCCTGGCCGCGGCCGAGGCCGAGCGCACCGCCGCCGAGGCGGACAAGGAGGCGCGCGACGCCGAGCTGCGGACCGTGCGCGCCCGCGTCCGCGAGCTGTCCGTCGACCTGGAGAAGCTGACCAGTTCGGCGCACAGCGGCGAGGTGGCCCGGGCCGAGCGCCGCCTGCGCCTGGAGCAGCTGGAGGTCAGGGCGAGCGAGGAGATGGGCGTCGACGTGCCCACCCTCGTCGCCGAGTACGGGCCGAACGTGCCCGTGCCCCCTCCGGGCGACGCCGAGGAGGACGCGGTCCCGCTGCCGTACGTGCGCGAGGTGCAGGCCAAGCGGGCCAAGGCCGCCGAGCGCCAGCTCAACCAGCTGGGCAAGATCAACCCGCTCGCGCTGGAGGAGTTCGCGGCGCTGGAGGAGCGGCACGCCTTCCTCAACGCCCAGCTGGAGGACCTCAAGAAGACCCGCCGGGACCTGATGGACATCGTCCAGGAGGTCGACGCCCGGGTGCAGGAGGTGTTCTCCTCCGCCTACCTGGACGTGGAGCGGGAGTTCGCGGCGATCTTCGGGCGGCTCTTCCCCGGGGGCGAGGGGCGGCTGCTGCTCACCTCGCCCGAGGACATGCTGACCACCGGTGTGGAGGTGGAGGCCCGTCCGCCCGGCAAGAAGGTCAAGCGCCTGTCCCTGCTCTCCGGCGGCGAGCGCTCCCTGACCGCGGTGGCCTTCCTGGCCGCGATCTTCAAGGCCCGGCCGTCCCCGTTCTACGTGATGGACGAGGTCGAGGCGGCCCTGGACGACACCAACCTCCAGCGCCTGCTGGTGATCTTCGAGGAGCTGCGGGCCGCCTCGCAGCTGATCGTGATCACCCACCAGAAGCGCACCATGGAGGCGGCCGACGCGCTGTACGGCGTGACGATGCAGGGTGACGGCATCTCCCAGGTGATCAGCCAGAAGCTGGAGCGCCCCGCCTGA
- a CDS encoding S8 family serine peptidase — translation MVPHRTRLASLAGLTLVAGLVAAAPASADDASELAPLHPAPSAENGELTHQADGLWFIELESPPTTAGTSSAQVENEHEAFRAEAEESGLEYTERHSFGDLWNGFSVEMDDAQVGTAREIPGVSAIYPVVTYEVPEGDTSVPDLDTALPMTGSDIAQNELGLTGEGLRVAVMDTGVDYTHPDLGGGGFPNDRVVTGYDFVGDDFNAGDPTTVPAPDDDPQDCHGHGTHVAGIVGARGEVTGVAPGVDFGAYKVFGCEGSTTSDIMIAAMERALADDMDVLNMSIGSAHSWPQYPTAVASDNLVDEGMVVVASIGNEGDTGLYSAGAPGLGEDVIGVASYDNTHIRSASATANPSGETLAYMEMGEASPPPASGETDELVHVGRGCPSLGDELEADPEGRTALMVRGACTFAEKYDAAVAAGATGVVMYNNVPGMFAGGGIVDQGAFSIGISDTSGAHLLELLEGDEPVTLSWTGESTTIPNPTGGLISSFSSFGLSPDLALKPDIGAPGGLINSTYPMAKGGYATISGTSMSSPHVAGGVALLLEARPDLGAHEVRDVLQNSADPKAWWGDPDAGYTDNVHRQGAGMMDVPGAVLATTAVTPGKLSLGATEGEVTETITIANDGDEEATYTLDHESALGTHGNTFTPGYNDASAEVAFDRDEVTVAPGGTAEVQVTFTPPAQDFQQMIYGGYVSVAETGGETYRVPYAAYNGDYQQIEAMTPITDGSGNVLELPWLTRITECGAFSGLECVGEGGGTFENQPEGAAYTLEWVDGLPDVPYVIAHFDHHVTLLEMTVVDERTGRPVHPDRNVGVSVDHVNRSATGTSFFSYAWDGTVLDRHDRITPVRDGQYRLEARALKALGDPDNPDHWETWTSPVITIDRG, via the coding sequence GTGGTACCCCACCGCACGCGCCTGGCGTCGCTCGCCGGGTTGACACTCGTCGCGGGCCTGGTCGCGGCCGCACCGGCCAGCGCCGACGACGCCTCCGAGCTCGCCCCCCTGCACCCCGCCCCCTCCGCCGAGAACGGCGAACTGACCCACCAGGCGGACGGCCTGTGGTTCATCGAACTGGAGAGCCCCCCGACCACCGCCGGCACCTCCTCGGCACAGGTCGAGAACGAGCACGAGGCGTTCCGCGCCGAGGCCGAGGAGTCGGGCCTGGAGTACACCGAACGGCACTCGTTCGGCGACCTCTGGAACGGCTTCTCCGTGGAGATGGACGACGCGCAGGTGGGCACGGCACGGGAGATCCCCGGTGTCAGCGCCATCTACCCCGTCGTCACCTACGAGGTCCCCGAGGGCGACACCAGCGTCCCCGACCTGGACACCGCGCTGCCGATGACCGGGTCCGACATCGCCCAGAACGAACTCGGCCTCACCGGCGAGGGACTGCGCGTGGCAGTCATGGACACCGGCGTCGACTACACCCACCCCGACCTGGGCGGCGGCGGCTTCCCGAACGACAGGGTGGTCACCGGGTACGACTTCGTCGGCGACGACTTCAACGCGGGTGACCCCACCACCGTGCCCGCCCCCGACGACGACCCCCAGGACTGCCACGGCCACGGCACCCACGTGGCCGGGATCGTCGGCGCCCGGGGCGAGGTCACCGGTGTGGCGCCCGGCGTGGACTTCGGCGCCTACAAGGTGTTCGGCTGCGAGGGCTCCACCACCTCCGACATCATGATCGCCGCCATGGAGCGGGCCCTGGCCGACGACATGGACGTGCTCAACATGAGCATCGGCTCGGCGCACTCCTGGCCGCAGTACCCCACCGCGGTCGCCTCCGACAACCTGGTCGACGAGGGCATGGTCGTGGTCGCCTCCATCGGCAACGAGGGCGACACCGGCCTGTACTCCGCGGGCGCCCCCGGCCTGGGCGAGGACGTGATCGGCGTCGCCTCCTACGACAACACCCACATCCGGTCCGCGTCGGCGACCGCCAACCCCAGCGGCGAGACCCTGGCCTACATGGAGATGGGCGAGGCCTCCCCGCCGCCCGCCTCGGGCGAGACCGACGAACTCGTCCACGTCGGACGCGGCTGCCCGTCCCTGGGCGACGAACTGGAGGCCGACCCCGAGGGCAGAACAGCCCTGATGGTGCGCGGCGCGTGCACCTTCGCCGAGAAGTACGACGCGGCCGTGGCCGCGGGCGCCACCGGCGTGGTGATGTACAACAACGTCCCCGGCATGTTCGCGGGCGGCGGCATCGTCGACCAGGGCGCGTTCTCCATCGGGATCTCCGACACCTCCGGCGCCCACCTGCTGGAACTCCTGGAGGGCGACGAGCCCGTCACCCTGTCCTGGACCGGTGAGAGCACCACCATCCCCAACCCGACCGGCGGGCTGATCAGCTCCTTCAGCTCCTTCGGCCTGTCCCCCGACCTGGCCCTGAAGCCGGACATCGGCGCGCCCGGCGGCCTGATCAACTCCACCTACCCCATGGCCAAGGGCGGCTACGCCACCATCAGCGGCACCTCGATGTCCTCGCCGCACGTGGCGGGCGGCGTCGCGCTGCTGCTGGAGGCCCGCCCCGACCTCGGCGCGCACGAGGTGCGCGACGTCCTCCAGAACAGCGCCGACCCCAAGGCCTGGTGGGGTGACCCCGACGCGGGCTACACCGACAACGTCCACCGCCAGGGCGCGGGCATGATGGACGTGCCCGGCGCCGTGCTGGCCACCACCGCCGTGACCCCGGGCAAGCTGTCCCTGGGCGCCACCGAGGGCGAGGTGACCGAGACGATCACCATCGCCAACGACGGTGACGAGGAGGCCACCTACACCCTGGACCACGAAAGCGCTCTGGGCACCCACGGCAACACCTTCACCCCCGGTTACAACGACGCCTCCGCCGAGGTGGCCTTCGACCGGGACGAGGTGACCGTCGCGCCGGGCGGCACGGCCGAGGTGCAGGTGACCTTCACCCCGCCCGCCCAGGACTTCCAGCAGATGATCTACGGCGGCTACGTCTCCGTGGCCGAGACCGGCGGCGAGACCTACCGGGTCCCCTACGCCGCCTACAACGGCGACTACCAGCAGATCGAGGCCATGACCCCGATCACCGACGGCAGCGGCAACGTGCTCGAACTGCCGTGGCTGACCAGGATCACCGAGTGCGGCGCGTTCTCCGGCCTGGAGTGCGTGGGCGAGGGCGGCGGCACGTTCGAGAACCAGCCCGAGGGCGCCGCCTACACCCTGGAGTGGGTCGACGGCCTGCCCGACGTCCCGTACGTCATCGCGCACTTCGACCACCACGTCACGCTGCTGGAGATGACCGTCGTCGACGAGCGCACCGGGCGCCCCGTGCACCCGGACCGCAACGTCGGGGTGTCGGTGGACCACGTGAACCGCAGCGCGACCGGGACGTCGTTCTTCAGCTACGCGTGGGACGGCACGGTCCTGGACCGCCACGACCGGATCACCCCGGTCCGGGACGGCCAGTACCGCCTGGAGGCCCGCGCGCTCAAGGCGCTCGGCGACCCGGACAACCCCGACCACTGGGAGACCTGGACCTCCCCGGTCATCACCATCGACCGCGGCTAG
- a CDS encoding ABC transporter substrate-binding protein has protein sequence MRTARHLSPVLLGAVLALTACGAPDGGEPEAEPATEAASVPCGPPEPDPERLSVGDGTFPVTVTDATGEVTVEEAPERIVSLSASHTEMLFAIGAGDRVEAADEYSDYPEEAPTTSLSGFEPSVEAITEYDPDLVLLARSAEATVAQLEDVGIPSLVLDAAQDLEDTYAQIRMLGDVTGHTEEADAEAARVEDEFNAIVEGVCEETGDAGLSFYQELDETSYSATSDTFVGQIYASFGLVNIADEADADGASGGYPQLSQEYVVEQNPDLIFLSYGDESTVADVAGRPAFDTVTAVRNDAVYLLDADIASRWGPRVVEFAELVGRAVTENAAD, from the coding sequence GTGCGGACCGCACGCCACCTTTCCCCCGTCCTTCTCGGCGCCGTGCTCGCCCTGACCGCCTGCGGTGCACCGGACGGCGGCGAGCCCGAGGCCGAGCCCGCCACCGAGGCCGCCTCCGTCCCCTGCGGGCCCCCGGAGCCCGACCCCGAGCGCCTCTCCGTGGGCGACGGCACCTTCCCCGTCACCGTCACCGACGCCACCGGCGAGGTCACCGTCGAGGAGGCCCCCGAGCGGATCGTCTCCCTGTCGGCCAGCCACACCGAGATGCTCTTCGCCATCGGCGCGGGCGACCGGGTCGAGGCCGCCGACGAGTACTCCGACTACCCGGAGGAGGCCCCCACCACCTCGCTGAGCGGCTTCGAACCCAGCGTGGAGGCCATCACCGAGTACGACCCCGACCTGGTCCTGCTCGCCCGCAGCGCCGAGGCGACCGTCGCCCAGCTGGAGGACGTCGGCATCCCGTCGCTGGTCCTGGACGCCGCCCAGGACCTGGAGGACACCTACGCCCAGATCCGCATGCTCGGCGACGTCACCGGCCACACCGAGGAGGCCGACGCCGAGGCCGCGCGGGTCGAGGACGAGTTCAACGCGATCGTCGAGGGCGTGTGCGAGGAGACCGGCGACGCCGGCCTGTCCTTCTACCAGGAGCTCGACGAGACCTCCTACTCCGCCACCTCCGACACCTTCGTCGGCCAGATCTACGCGTCCTTCGGCCTGGTCAACATCGCCGACGAGGCCGACGCCGACGGGGCCTCGGGCGGCTACCCTCAGCTGTCCCAGGAGTACGTCGTGGAGCAGAACCCGGACCTGATCTTCCTGTCCTACGGGGACGAGTCGACGGTCGCCGACGTGGCCGGGCGCCCCGCCTTCGACACCGTCACCGCGGTGCGGAACGACGCCGTCTACCTGCTCGACGCCGACATCGCCTCCCGCTGGGGGCCGCGCGTGGTCGAGTTCGCCGAGCTGGTCGGCCGGGCCGTCACCGAGAACGCGGCGGACTGA
- a CDS encoding FecCD family ABC transporter permease, with translation MRGGAGFPLGWVAGGSVALLAAALLGVSAGAASLSAADIARHLLSLLPFGAQSPLTEREAAVLVELRLPRVVMGALVGALLATAGGAYQGVFRNPLADPYLLGAAAGAGLGATTVIVFGAQFSDSPRALVPVAAFAGALLGVAAAYLLGSTAGGGGTAALVLAGVAVSSFLSAAQTLVQQMGVDELQRIFAWLLGGLGRGGWDDVRLVAPYAVVGLAVLLASGYLLDMLALGDDKAVSLGLNPAAVRIVVIGAASLATAAAVSVSGLIGFVGIVVPHVVRRLVGSNYRAILPVTVLLGGAFLVLVDIVARTLIAPAELPIGVVTAFLGAPFFVLILRTTRHRGT, from the coding sequence GTGCGGGGCGGTGCCGGCTTCCCCCTGGGGTGGGTCGCGGGCGGGTCGGTCGCGCTGCTCGCGGCGGCCCTGCTCGGCGTCTCCGCCGGAGCGGCCTCCCTCTCCGCGGCCGACATCGCCCGGCACCTGCTCAGTCTCCTGCCGTTCGGTGCGCAGTCCCCCCTCACCGAACGGGAGGCGGCCGTCCTGGTGGAGCTGCGCCTTCCGCGCGTGGTGATGGGCGCGCTCGTCGGCGCCCTCCTGGCCACCGCGGGCGGCGCCTACCAGGGCGTGTTCCGCAACCCGCTGGCCGACCCCTACCTCCTCGGCGCCGCCGCCGGGGCCGGGCTCGGCGCGACGACGGTCATCGTCTTCGGCGCGCAGTTCAGCGACTCCCCGCGCGCCCTGGTCCCGGTCGCCGCGTTCGCCGGCGCCCTGCTCGGCGTGGCCGCCGCCTACCTGCTCGGGTCCACCGCGGGCGGGGGCGGCACCGCCGCGCTCGTCCTGGCGGGCGTGGCCGTCTCCTCGTTCCTGTCCGCCGCCCAGACCCTGGTCCAGCAGATGGGCGTGGACGAACTCCAGCGCATCTTCGCCTGGCTGCTCGGCGGACTCGGCAGGGGCGGCTGGGACGACGTGCGGCTGGTCGCCCCGTACGCGGTGGTCGGACTGGCCGTCCTGCTGGCCAGCGGTTACCTGCTGGACATGCTCGCCCTGGGCGACGACAAGGCGGTCAGCCTGGGACTGAACCCGGCCGCCGTGCGCATCGTGGTGATCGGCGCGGCGTCCCTGGCCACGGCCGCCGCCGTGTCGGTGAGCGGCCTGATCGGCTTCGTGGGGATCGTCGTCCCGCACGTCGTGCGCCGCCTGGTGGGCTCCAACTACCGGGCGATCCTGCCGGTCACCGTGCTCCTCGGCGGCGCCTTCCTGGTCCTGGTGGACATCGTCGCCCGGACGCTCATCGCCCCCGCGGAGCTGCCCATCGGCGTGGTCACCGCCTTCCTCGGCGCGCCCTTCTTCGTGCTCATCCTGCGCACCACGCGCCACCGCGGCACCTGA